One genomic segment of Campylobacter concisus includes these proteins:
- the groES gene encoding co-chaperone GroES, whose amino-acid sequence MNFQPLGKRVLVERVEETKTTASGIIIPDNAKEKPLSGEVKAVGAEVEGIKVGDKVVFAKYGGTEINLDDKTYLVLNIDDVLGVLK is encoded by the coding sequence ATGAACTTTCAACCATTAGGCAAGCGTGTTCTAGTCGAACGCGTAGAGGAGACAAAGACCACAGCTTCGGGCATTATTATACCTGATAACGCAAAAGAAAAACCTTTAAGCGGCGAGGTAAAAGCAGTCGGGGCTGAAGTAGAGGGCATAAAAGTTGGTGATAAAGTTGTATTTGCAAAATACGGTGGCACTGAGATAAATTTAGATGATAAAACATATCTTGTTTTAAACATCGACGATGTTTTAGGCGTTTTAAAATAA
- a CDS encoding tryptophanyl-tRNA synthetase yields the protein MKKIAYLVVALALIILCIFGFIFSSFGNKFIANKIEKEALARGIDVKFKDFNLGLSTLNLEATVMSAINLKANGGFSLLAQNMNLNIDINADKAKASELGLKKDVALKANVAGKFSDFKLVAAGTALGSNINLNANLKDYLPKALNLDAKNIELSEISALTQKPNLASGKLDLTSNMQGVDEKNEPIINAQILASDAAINKEILKNEFGLNLAKDINFKGGVNAKFANEKVSAKTLIIAPEATLKANETTYDLASKNLKSDFLLNVPDLALFGKLFGQQLSGAVDVNGEITMQENALQNLKAEINGLGGKINANFDSKNLALNAASIKLKELLALALQPSYADGQINLNANFSGFDDLKKLAGEAKFEIKNGLINNGLAKLKNAAKFELKGGATAKGELVNFDANVLSDLGELKDVKGVFDLKNSQIFSKFALLISDPEKFKAVSGFEVGSKMALAGDVKVKDSKIDELNLGGDAFAGKLNATIKNENLDLNLKEAQLGEILALSGNDRLANAKTNVQAKGQNIFSKSPSVTATIALNDGKFNAAALSKMLDKKFPENKKFSSNLSLDYKGEMAKFSGDFLSSLADIKGIDGSFDLSKSTLNLKLQAVVSELNKLAFLAGHELHGKFAALITANGKVDDLVVKATSDDLFKGKLEANYKAGVLDTVLKNFEVKGLTQTLGLDHLYDGNGDAKFDYETKQKVGKFDILLKEGHLASTNLTNNIQIFTGKDITKEIYKDGKIYGDIKGDNVVFNVNLSSPKSDIKVAGGTYNTATKILNAPLVCRLEKTDLNAKISGTTDKLRYDVRSQYLENKVKKEIGRFLDKKLGKDDEGTNGEKQNLKGLLKGLF from the coding sequence ATGAAAAAAATAGCCTATTTAGTAGTGGCTTTGGCACTGATAATCCTTTGCATTTTTGGCTTTATCTTTAGCTCTTTTGGTAATAAATTTATAGCCAACAAAATAGAAAAAGAGGCGCTCGCTCGTGGTATCGATGTGAAATTTAAAGATTTTAACCTTGGGCTTAGCACGCTAAATTTAGAAGCGACCGTGATGAGCGCCATAAATTTAAAGGCAAATGGCGGCTTCTCCTTGCTTGCTCAAAACATGAATTTGAACATAGACATAAACGCCGACAAGGCAAAGGCTAGCGAGCTTGGATTAAAAAAAGATGTCGCGCTTAAAGCAAACGTAGCTGGTAAATTTAGCGACTTCAAGCTAGTGGCAGCTGGCACGGCACTTGGTTCAAACATAAATTTAAATGCAAATTTAAAAGACTATCTGCCAAAAGCTCTAAATCTTGATGCTAAAAATATCGAGCTTTCTGAGATATCAGCCCTTACACAAAAGCCAAATTTAGCTAGTGGCAAGCTTGATCTAACGAGCAACATGCAGGGGGTTGATGAGAAAAATGAGCCGATCATTAACGCTCAAATTTTAGCAAGCGATGCAGCGATAAACAAAGAAATTCTTAAAAACGAATTTGGGCTAAATTTAGCAAAAGATATAAACTTTAAAGGCGGAGTAAATGCTAAATTTGCAAATGAAAAAGTGAGCGCAAAAACCCTTATCATTGCGCCTGAAGCCACTTTAAAAGCAAATGAGACGACTTATGATCTAGCTAGCAAAAATTTAAAGAGCGACTTTTTGCTAAACGTGCCTGATCTTGCCCTTTTTGGTAAGCTTTTTGGGCAACAGCTAAGCGGCGCTGTGGATGTAAACGGCGAAATTACAATGCAAGAAAATGCCCTTCAAAACCTAAAAGCTGAGATAAACGGCCTTGGCGGCAAGATAAATGCAAATTTTGATAGCAAAAACTTAGCCCTAAATGCGGCCAGCATAAAGCTAAAAGAGCTTCTAGCACTTGCCTTGCAGCCTAGCTACGCAGACGGGCAGATAAATTTAAACGCAAATTTTAGCGGCTTTGATGATCTAAAAAAGCTTGCAGGCGAGGCTAAATTTGAGATAAAAAACGGTCTTATAAATAATGGTCTTGCAAAGCTTAAAAATGCGGCAAAATTTGAGCTAAAAGGCGGCGCCACAGCAAAAGGTGAGCTTGTAAATTTTGACGCAAATGTGCTTAGCGACCTTGGCGAGCTAAAGGATGTAAAGGGCGTTTTTGACCTAAAAAATAGCCAAATTTTTAGCAAATTTGCCCTGCTCATTAGCGACCCTGAGAAATTTAAAGCGGTTAGCGGCTTTGAGGTAGGCTCAAAGATGGCGCTTGCTGGCGATGTGAAAGTCAAAGATAGCAAGATAGATGAGCTAAATTTAGGTGGCGATGCCTTTGCTGGCAAGCTAAACGCCACCATAAAAAATGAAAATCTTGATCTTAACCTAAAAGAGGCGCAGCTAGGAGAGATCTTGGCGCTTAGTGGTAACGACAGGCTAGCAAACGCTAAGACAAATGTCCAGGCAAAGGGGCAAAATATCTTTAGTAAAAGCCCAAGCGTCACCGCAACGATCGCTTTAAATGATGGCAAATTTAACGCCGCAGCGCTTAGCAAAATGCTTGATAAAAAATTCCCTGAAAACAAGAAATTTAGCTCAAATTTGAGCCTAGACTATAAAGGCGAAATGGCAAAATTTAGTGGCGACTTTCTTAGCTCGCTTGCTGATATAAAGGGCATAGATGGCAGCTTTGATCTTAGCAAAAGCACGCTAAACTTAAAACTTCAAGCGGTAGTTTCAGAGCTAAACAAGCTTGCATTTTTAGCTGGTCACGAGCTTCACGGTAAATTTGCAGCCCTCATAACAGCAAATGGCAAAGTGGACGACCTTGTAGTAAAAGCCACTTCAGATGATCTATTTAAGGGCAAACTAGAGGCAAACTACAAAGCTGGCGTGCTTGATACGGTGCTAAAAAATTTCGAAGTCAAAGGGCTAACGCAGACTTTGGGACTGGATCATCTATATGACGGCAACGGCGATGCTAAATTTGACTACGAGACAAAGCAAAAGGTCGGTAAATTTGACATCTTGCTAAAAGAGGGTCACCTAGCCAGCACAAATCTCACAAACAACATCCAGATATTTACTGGCAAGGATATCACAAAAGAGATCTACAAAGACGGCAAAATTTACGGCGATATAAAGGGCGATAATGTCGTTTTCAACGTAAATTTAAGCTCTCCAAAAAGCGATATAAAAGTTGCAGGCGGCACTTACAATACTGCGACAAAAATACTTAACGCGCCGCTTGTTTGCAGGCTCGAGAAGACCGATCTAAACGCGAAAATTTCAGGCACGACAGACAAGCTAAGATACGACGTCAGATCGCAATATCTCGAAAATAAGGTCAAAAAAGAGATAGGTAGATTTTTAGATAAAAAGCTTGGCAAAGATGATGAAGGCACAAACGGCGAAAAGCAAAATTTAAAGGGGCTTTTAAAAGGGCTATTTTAG
- a CDS encoding monooxygenase yields MAAIMYVDFPQEGLFGDEMSKAFEDLAKSINQEPGMIWKIWTENKQTKEAGGIYLFDNKENAEKYLKMHSERLAKNGYSNIRGKIFDINMPLSMINKADFLK; encoded by the coding sequence ATGGCTGCAATTATGTATGTTGATTTTCCGCAAGAAGGTCTTTTTGGAGACGAGATGTCAAAAGCTTTTGAGGATTTGGCTAAAAGCATCAACCAAGAACCCGGTATGATATGGAAAATTTGGACTGAGAACAAACAAACAAAAGAAGCCGGCGGAATTTATCTTTTTGACAATAAGGAGAATGCGGAAAAATATCTGAAAATGCACAGTGAAAGACTAGCTAAAAACGGCTATTCAAATATTCGCGGCAAAATTTTTGATATTAATATGCCTTTGTCAATGATAAATAAGGCTGATTTTTTAAAATAA
- a CDS encoding MFS transporter: MKKAENLKYLMGLGHFCSDINQSALGTMLPFFIASYHYDYATAASLMTATNLVSSLIQPLIGRLSDKKELPYVIPLGLLLAGGGMSLTGFVTNYYLILVCVMISGIGAALFHPSAARIVNYASNAKNRAKV, from the coding sequence ATGAAAAAGGCGGAAAATTTAAAGTATCTAATGGGGCTTGGGCACTTTTGTAGCGACATAAACCAAAGCGCGCTTGGTACGATGCTGCCCTTTTTCATCGCGAGCTACCACTACGACTACGCAACAGCCGCCTCACTCATGACCGCCACAAATTTAGTAAGCTCGCTCATCCAACCACTTATCGGCCGCCTAAGCGACAAAAAAGAGCTGCCCTACGTCATCCCACTTGGGCTACTGCTTGCTGGCGGTGGCATGAGCCTTACCGGCTTTGTCACAAACTACTACCTCATTTTAGTTTGTGTAATGATAAGCGGTATCGGCGCCGCGCTCTTTCACCCAAGTGCCGCAAGGATCGTAAACTACGCCTCAAACGCTAAAAATAGAGCCAAAGTATAA